The proteins below are encoded in one region of Malaclemys terrapin pileata isolate rMalTer1 chromosome 8, rMalTer1.hap1, whole genome shotgun sequence:
- the MRNIP gene encoding MRN complex-interacting protein, whose translation MGQRFQVLRCCSCGTFQVHQVKKSKKWSCKVCGEKQMLLKAYGQGSGSDCRRHVQKLNLLRAGTEVAAEGTSWCIEEPVNNNKENTGVPQEENVGWQEEDVEFSPLVSRWNKYLDKDSEDQEEEVYTDREQVYSHKKNIVEEQRKRKSSFCHNDALECFEEKGMYGLTGQAKKVKTFESRKDSPTVADQACRDYICNSVVVPENTPAPESTNVTVSKWGKFLPSPSSHNTGYITLAAQTSSWKLETQRASAGNFLMSDGYPQQEEDSESPGTGAQTEQSFTNNKRTAQKYASKLHSTTLAARGQTAFDISHAAIGDVLSGKYKDCLSRAASGVAENNEGRQCLAGTVMPANCLSKDAVTFTSTDPFASSSGVPQCLTAPSSSFFCTDDFDDL comes from the exons ATGGGGCAACGGTTCCAGGTGCTGAGGTGCTGCTCCTGCGGCACCTTCCAGGTCCACCAG GTTAAAAAGAGCAAAAAATGGAGCTGCAAAGTGTGTGGTGAGAAGCAGATGCTGCTAAAG GCCTATGGCCAAGGCTCTGGGTCTGACTGTAGACGCCATGTCCAAAAATTAAACTTGCTGCGGGCTGGGACGGAGGTGGCAGCTGAGGGAACATCTTG gTGTATAGAGGAACCAGTGAATAATAACAAAGAGAACACAGGAGTTCCACAGGAAGAAAACGTGGGCTGGCAG GAAGAAGATGTGGAATTCAGTCCCTTGGTCAGCCGGTGGAATAAGTATCTGGACAAGGACAGTGAAgatcaggaggaggaggtgtATACAGACAGAGAGCAGGTGTACTCCCATAAAAAGAACATTGTGGAAGAACAAAG GAAACGCAAGAGCAGCTTCTGCCACAATGATGCTCTGGAGTGCTTTGAGGAAAAGGGAATGTATGGGCTCACTGGCCAAGCCAAGAAAGTCAAAACCTTTGAG AGCAGGAAAGATTCACCAACTGTAGCTGACCAGGCCTGCAGAGATTATATATGTAACAGCGTTGTGGTACCTGAGAATACACCAGCTCCTGAGTCAACTAATGTCACTGTGTCCAAGTGGGGAAAATTTCTCCCGTCTCCTAGCAGCCATAATACTGGTTACATAACCCTTGCAGCACAGACGAGCAGTTGGAAGTTAGAGACACAGAGGGCCTCTGCAGGAAACTTTCTAATGTCTGATGGATATCCACAGCAGGAGGAAGATTCTGAATCTCCAGGCACAGGTGCCCAAACTGAACAGAGCTTCACTAACAATAAGCGTACAGCACAGAAATATGCCTCAAAGCTTCATAGCACCACACTGGCTGCCAGGGGGCAGACTGCCTTTGACATCAGTCATGCAGCTATTGGGGATGTGCTTTCTGGAAAATATAAGGACTGCCTGAGTAGGGCAGCGTCTGGTGTTGCAGAGAACAATGAAGGCAGGCAATGCTTGGCAGGCACTGTGATGCCAGCGAACTGTTTATCTAAGGATGCTGTGACCTTTACTTCTACAGATCCTTTTGCTAGCTCTAGTGGGGTGCCTCAGTGTCTTACTGCTCCAAGTAGCAGCTTCTTTTGCACAGATGATTTTGATGATCTTTGA
- the SQSTM1 gene encoding sequestosome-1 translates to MAALTVKAYLLGKEEVVREIRRFALEPPARYQAVRDKLCELFPGLLRAGAAPGAFQLHYKDEDGDMIAFSSDEELKMALPYVKDGIFRIYIKEKKECRREHRSQCNQERPPNVVHPNVICDGCEGPVVGARFKCTICPDYDLCSTCEGKGIHKEHNMIMFQSPLLNPFEWFPRGRWLRKMRHGVPPFAWIHGWGHPGRAPPCENSEQPQASAAPQNPDPEQEAFNSQPQDQVTFLKNVGESVAAMLSPLGIEVDIDVEHGGQKSKVTPPCPSSQSDSEPGGSSTSQTGQTKPEGSSKEPVPEKENSITEQMQEMVIEPPSTPMEVSNFLSQEQDESSSSAGGDEDWTHLTSKEVDPSTGELQSLQIPETQGPSSLDPFQVPPRPGPTGLREAALYPHLPPEADPRLIESLSQMLSMGFSDDGGWLTRLLQAKKYDIGAALDTIQYSKQPPRS, encoded by the exons ATGGCCGCGCTGACGGTGAAGGCCTACCTGCTGGGCAAGGAGGAGGTGGTCCGCGAGATCCGCCGCTTCGCCCTCGAGCCGCCCGCCCGCTACCAGGCCGTGCGCGACAAGCTCTGCGAGCTCTTCCCGGGGCTGCTGCGGGCCGGCGCGGCGCCCGGCGCCTTCCAGCTGCATTACAAGG ATGAAGATGGGGACATGATTGCCTTCTCCAGTGATGAAGAACTCAAGATGGCATTGCCATATGTGAAGGATGGCATTTTTCGTATTTACATCAAAG AGAAAAAGGAGTGCAGACGTGAGCACCGTTCACAGTGCAACCAGGAGCGTCCCCCCAATGTGGTACACCCCAATGTGATCTGTGATGGCTGTGAAGGACCAGTGGTAGGTGCTCGATTCAAATGCACTATTTGCCCAGACTATGACCTATGCAGCACCTGTGAGGGGAAAGGCATCCACAAGGAGCACAACATGATCATGTTTCAAAGCCCGCTGCTCAATCCATTTGAG TGGTTTCCCAGAGGTCGCTGGCTTCGTAAGATGAGACATGGGGTTCCACCCTTTGCATGGATACATGGCTGGGGGCACCCTGGCCGTGCCCCTCCATGTGAAAACTCTGAGCAGCCACAAGCCAGTGCTGCACCCCAAAATCCAGACCCTGAGCAAG aagcCTTTAACAGCCAGCCACAGGACCAAGTCACCTTTTTAAAGAATGTTGGAGAGAGTGTTGCAGCCATGCTAAGTCCTCTTG GCATTGAAGTAGATATTGATGTGGAACATGGGGGACAAAAAAGCAAAGTGACTCCCCCTTGTCCAAGTTCACAGAGTGATTCTGAGCCTGGAGGCAGTTCCACTAGCCAGACTGGCCAGACCAAACCAGAAGGGAGTAGTAAAGAACCTGTCCCTGAGAAAGAAAATTCTATTACAGAGCAGATGCAGGAGATGGTGATAGAGCCTCCTTCCACACCCATGGAAGTCAGCAATTTCCTGTCGCAG GAACAGGATGAATCCAGTAGTTCTGCAGGGGGCGATGAGGACTGGACCCACTTAACTTCAAAAGAAGTGGATCCCTCCACAGGTGAACTGCAGTCTCTCCAAATTCCAGAGACACAGGGTCCCAGCTCTTTAGATCCATTTCAGGTTCCCCCTAGACCAGGACCTACAGGCCTGCGAGAAGCTGCACTCTATCCACATCTCCCACCAG AAGCAGACCCCCGCCTGATTGAATCTCTGTCCCAGATGCTCTCCATGGGTTTCTCTGATGATGGTGGATGGCTGACCCGTCTCCTACAGGCAAAGAAATATGACATTGGGGCAGCACTGGATACCATCCAGTATTCCAAGCAACCACCTCGCTCCTAA